A window of Xenopus laevis strain J_2021 chromosome 1L, Xenopus_laevis_v10.1, whole genome shotgun sequence genomic DNA:
gaagtaaaactttacattctcatttataaaaattcccattaccctaggaacctgtagcagtccagtcctggtaattccctgccaggaaaagtcccgcactactccattttggcagcccaagagtctcaATCCCTTGTAcccaaaagagtaccagtcctaggtagcgctacctgcccacatACTTTCCCGATGGAAAGTatttgctcccatgtggcaggcacacaaacagcctgtttctccaaacaggagattgctggatcctcatcctttcctaccTCTTCCCTCAGGTAACGTTCACCCCAAAGgagtcacacagatgggtagtctcacacagagctgacaggcatccacagcgatgaaatctttataggctccagactctccTAGTAGAGCACATCACTTGATCGATCCATTGGTTGAACTGTAGTTCCCAGTACTGTGAAGTCCAGTGTCTGGCATCAATCTTCCAGAACATCAGGGTAGCCTGAGGTCTGCCACTGCAGCACCCCAGTGGACGATCACTCCATCCTGCATCCAAATCAAGATCCAAATCAAGATGGatgtgtgagcacatggcaatctccttttatatttgtgcacagcgacaccttgtggcttcctttgggatcagccatgctgcaccaatccaagagctctgcccctggaaactcTAGGAAACCCCACTCTCAGCCACGAGGCTTCCGACcgaaggagaaataaacccttcgGGTCCCTACATAAGTCTATTCCTTACATAAGGCTGTAGTTAAATGGAATTGGTTGCTGCGCCAGGGACTATAGCTAGATATCCTTAATGTTACTGTTAATCGGAGAGTGTGGGCGATTGCGTGTTTTTGCagggtgttgttgaactacaactctcagtatttataaagaaatgggcaccagtggttcatAACAATCAACAACAAGGCTTTATTAACTGTTCTCACACAGTATTCTTCAAGAGGACTAGGCACAATAGATAAGATAAAATTGCTCTGCATATACTCACAAATATAGATTCAAGAATCCAATACTTTACCCATCAGGGGTCAATTGTTGAACAGTGGATTATTTTAACTCAAAAGTGTCACTCCAAGCTTTCAGGATTCTCCTCAAGTGGAACCTCAGTGAGCTATAATAGTCCCTATGTCAAAGCCGcgaaaaatccaaaatggtggcgcccagtccgcccacgtgggcgctgggacgCCAGTGCCGCAGCGCTGACAAaagcacgccggcgtaaggacgccaatgacgtcactatggcgccaaattcaactataaaagagcgcccaggacaccagaagggcgcccaagaataggatttgctgccattgatcctgggttcctgtttgtgtttcctgatccctgctccagccttgattcctgctcctgttTCCTGGTTCCTGCTCCCAGCTTGTTTCTTGCTCCTGCCTtagttttgaccctctgcctgaactcttgttatttgatcctgatctgcctgccattgaactcttgcctggactctgaccatccgcttggataccgcgaccttgctccctcaagagggcttcctccttgatcctgactacctccctggagggtgctcccggctccctgacaccctAAAACTGTCTACTTGATCCCTACTCTGGCGTTGTGCACACAGGATTCTAATTGTTACTAAATCTCCTCATTGGAGCTCAGGCTGCTCACTAGCTGCCCTAATCCTATCTATCACTATTAGAGTGATCTATGATAGAGTATATAATAACACAGACTAGGCCTAACTTGACCTATGTTCCAGTCTGGTTCCACCTGTCTGATCAGGTGGAATTTCTCAGGAAAAAGGACCCAGAACACACGTGCTTCAGCTTATATACTTTAGAACAGTAGGACACCTACTGGCCAGTTCTTGAACTGCCAGGAgcatactttaaaggaacagtagcaccaaaaaaatgaaagagaatATAACTTACAGTTGTGctgtactggtacaactggtgtatttgcttcagataaTCTACAacctgctgtgtagtcatgggggcagccattcaaagatgaaaaaggagaaaaggcacaggatactagataaactctgtagtttACAATGGAATTCTTTACAATGTATCTGCTTTCTACTGTCTACCCTggctcccccatggctacaaagcagtttatataaactatagtagtactgaagcaaacacacctgttcaATCAgggcagggaaacactacattatattgtcattccattaaaaaaaactttttctggagttactgttccttttccCAGCTATGCCAAggaaccacttggctatccaacTGTTAACtccataaataaaaagcaattattttACCAGTCCCTACACTTAAAAACATTTAGAACTGTAAACCTAGCCTCTCAGACAATTGCGGAAGCCTCTTTTCTGAATTGCCATTACTACTCGAAATAGACCAAATAAGTGCTTCAGACGTACCATTTAATTAGCTTTGCTTTTGAGAAATAATCACTTCTTCTGATACTTTCAGCCCAATAAATGGTACTGGTGATATATTTCATATGTAGGAATACAATATGAAACACAAAGTATTTTGTGGAATTTTTCATACCATCTGGATAAAGGAAGTTGAGAGGGGCAGGACCTGCAAATCAGATCAAATTGGGTTTGCATACAAAGCTCAACATAAAAGAAAAGAGGAGCTGTGCATTGTCAAAGCAGAGAAGAGCTGTCCTTACCCTGCACCATGTCCTGGACAATCCCCCTCCTCACTCTGATGTCTCTGTGCACTTGTAAGGAGCATTATACCTCTCTCAGAGACTGATTCACATGGCTGCTTTCTCTCAGGGACTTTAACCTTCTCTCTTGTTCTAGGTTGTGCCGGACAGACTGTACTGACCCAGCCTGCatctgtgagtgtgagtgtgggaggcACACTGACACTTACATGTGAAGGGGGCAATTTTACTAAATATTATGTGCACTGGTACCAACAAATACTACCCAGTGCCCCCAGGCTCATTATATATAAAGACAGTGAAAGACCTGATGGGATCCCAGAACGATTTTCTGGCACAAGCTCTGGTACCACTGCAAGTTTAACAATCTCTGGAGCCCAAGCAGAGGACGAGGCTGATTATTACTGTCAGACGAAAGAGGATGGCAAAGCTGCACAGTGATACAGACAGAGGAGGAAGTGATACCAAATAATTTCTGATTTGGtgatgtaatgtacagtatatagaggaATCACATACAGAAGACAGAAGATATTATATAATGTGGGGAAGATCTGCCATATTATTGAAGTGCCATAAAAACACTATTGCTGTATATAATTTGGGCCAATTTGcccaaatgcactgaagtctctgggcaacaaatttttttcacccattttcGCTGCGAAACTTGCCacaaaaaattcgctcatcattacTGTATAACTGAAGGAAACTCACCTAGAGATCATTCTAGGAATATCCTGGTGTGTAATTGGCCCCAGGTCACTCCCGTTTTTATCAGTGAAAACAATTTGATTCTTAATGTATCCTCAAATCTAATGGAGATAGTATTTTAAACTGCACCATCATTACCATACCATTAGTGTGTATCTCAGCACCATAAAATGTTTAAGTCATGTTAAGGATTACTTTGATATTTTGGCTGTAGCTCAGTCAACTTCTTCTATACTTTAACACTAAGTAACTAGATTCTGTTATGTGCTTGTTAAAGCAAAGCTTATTTGTTAAATATCTCTGACTTTCCCACACAGTTAAGTGAACTGCTTGAGAGGACTGAGAAAGCACCAACGCATACTTTGCCTTAGCTTTATCAAGGCCCATCAATAGTTTAGTTTTAGAAGGGAAAATTCTGACAAGCCGGTGACTACTCAGATCCATAGTATCCtcttacatatttaatatttagattttttttcttggaaactAAGTGGCCAATTATTGATTTTATGGGGTGTCACCTTACACAGAGGAGTTCTCTGTTTCATTATAACCAATAGGACattcctaaaggagaactaaagcttaactaagaagTAGATCAGAAATGTATTATTGTGAGCAGCCGGGAGCTGGGAACACAATGGGGAGGGAGTGGGTCAGCCAGGAcaggtttagggcagagacacgtgagcagattctgggagattagtcgcccggcaacaaatcacctcttcttcagggcgactaatctcccaggaCTGCCTTTCCCTGGCTTCCCGCAAGCTAGAATggaaattgccggcgggatggcactctgagcgattcgttttccaaagtcgctcaaAGTGCTCCGATTgtcatcctgctggtgatttccATCCTAGCAGGCatgaaggcagttaggggagataagtcgccccgaagaagaggagatttgtcgctgggccactaatctccccgaatctgctcgtgtgtctctgcccttaaagcgAGTAGAAGTGAGTGCAAGGcctctccaaagatttttttctgtgggGGTGGTGTAGTCTAGGTACACTACTGACTGTAAAGGCCTGGATTATTACTGTTAAAAAGATTCTGAAGGTTAGTGTAgtaagtgtataaaatatggcgtttctagccatattcatgtaTCAAAAACTAGACACAATGCaccattttatttgcactttttacaATGCCTTCCCGCTGAACAATTGACTCAGGTATCTGTATTTCATTTTGCCTTGATAAAAACAGTCCTGCCTGTGTTCTGCAATGTTTTATTCATGAGGGTATGCCATAGGTATCCCTTGACCTGccccctacctgtcccctaacttgcactTCATTCGGACGCATACGTTAAGGAGTGGTGATCAGggtcgccatcagaaatcacggggccccacacaacaaaattatCTGGGCCCCCTCGCCACGCCTCCGTTGACCACGCCTCCCTTGACCACGCCCCCACCAGTTCACATGGGCACAAGCacagaaacagtaaataaaagcattttggcaaaagggttattaaaggaaaactataccccctgaacaatgtaggtttctataaaaagatattgcataaaacagctcatatgtaaaatcctgcttcatgtaaacaaaccatttccataataatatattttttttattatattgtatgtgccattgggtaatcctaaatagaaaactgacattttaaaaaataagggccaccccctgggatcgtatgattcacagtgaacacaaacaaaccatacatgttaggtcacttgagccaattaacagacagagtcctgttttttgcttccacacttcttcctgttacagttagagttgtagtatttctggtcaggtgatctctgaggcagcacacagaccatcacaaaatggtggttcaaggcaagagatgtaaaagagcaatatttacaaaaatatatattccagtttggtaagattctttaatatgccacttaatttgatataaactatcttttactcatgtattaattttggggtattgttttcctttaagcctgccaccacatcaaggtagactctttaagcaggtaTCTGCTCTAacctaaattgcactttgttctacaattattctacatttaaattgtacaaataagagccatttggtttaaCCCTTTGGTCAAAAAATAACCAGTCCTTATAAAGACAATGGAAGATTCAAATGTGCCCCATGTCTaatgtatacacacatttattatgTATACGTTAAAAAAAGTGGAACCTAAGCACTGGACAATTATAAAGTGCATTGGCAGTTTGTTATTGTTTGTAAACATATAGGCCATCAATAAGAACTTTGATTAGTATAAATAAACAACAGATACACAACTTACAATTGGTGGCTGGAAGACTTTTTATAGgactacaaaagaaaaaaaacaataagtgaCAAGGAGTTTCACAACAGGCATTAAAAAACAATTGGCGGCTGGAAGACTTTCTACAGGATtaggggttcaggggccctgcattgatggctcaggggcccttccttaagggggggatcaggggcccttccttgggaggatcaggggccctgcatcgGGGGGATCAGGGGCTCTTCCttgggggggatcaggggccctgcatggcgGGGATCATGGGCCTTGCATTGAAGACTTTCTACAGGATtaggggttcaggggccctgcattgatggctcaggggcccttccttgggggggatcaggggcccttccttgggtggagatcaggggcccttccttggggctTCAGCATGAGGCTTcaaggggccctgcatgggggggatcaggggccctgcatggggggatcaggggccctgcattgatgGCTCAGGAGCCCTTCCTTGgaggggatcaggggcccttccttgggggggatCAGGAACCCTTCCTTGGGGGGGATCaagggcccttccttggggggatcAAGGGCCCTTCCatgggggggatcaggggccccaTGGGGCTTCAAGGGCCAGCATGGGGCTTCAAGGGGCCCGCATGGGACTTCAAGGGGCCCGCATGGGGCTTCAGTGGCCTGGATTAGGGCTTCAGGggccccgcattagggcttcaaggggcccaCATTATGGCTTCAGGGACCTGGGGGCTTAAGGGGCCAGGGGctcacattggtggtcagtggctcaTTGGTGGGATCAGGGGCTCACATTGGTGAtcagtggcacttacctgcaaCTGGGGTTCTCCAGTGGACGAATTCTTCTTCTTATTCCTCCAGCGGTCTTCTTATTCCTCCAGCGGTGTCTTCAGCGTATCCAGGAAGCCGTTCCATCTCCAGGAAGAAGATCCTTCTCCAGACGCGTCTTCTATCTTCTGTGTGCAAGCGGCAGGCTGCGGCGGTCTAAATAGAGTTCCACCCGTGCGCACTGACGTCACGCGTACGCACGGGACGCAACCAGCGTAAATTTCGCCGGCTAAATTAATTCAGTGCGGCGCGGCCAGGCCCCCCTCAAAATTAAAAATCCTTTGGATACCGGGAGGACTgccccccctgtgaccccctgatggcggccctggtggtgATGACCGTATATGCATGCACATACACTAGATATAAACTAAATTGTAGTGTGTTCTGGGCCTCCATAACTGAGAggcatttggggatttttgtagatgcCAGATGATGTTATGATGGCAGATTATATCAATGGCTTTAAGAGCGAGTTTGATGGTTTATTGAGTAAGcataatatcataatatatatatacacacacacacacacatccagcAGTTGTCTTGCTATGGGATGGGAAAGTAACTAGCCGGTTgtgatatattacatatttaagaATATGGAATGAAACACAAagcatttttaacattttcataacaACTGGCTAAAGGAAGTTAAGAGGGGGCAGGATCTGCCAATAAGAACACATTGGTTTTGCATACAAAGCCCAACATAAGGTAGGTCCCTGAACTTAAAGGAATGAGAGGCTGTGTATTGTCAAAGCAGAGAAGAGCTGTCCTACCCTGCACCATGTCCTGGACAATCCCCCTCCTCACTCTGATGTCTCTGTGCACTTGTAAGGAGCATTATACCTCTCTCAGAGACTGATTCACATGGCTGCTTTCTCTCAGGGACTTTAACCTTCTCTCTTGTTCTAGGTTGTGCCGGACAGACTGTACTGACTCAGCCTGCatctgtgagtgtgagtgtgggaggcACAGTGACACTCACTTGTCAAGGGAACGATATTGGCAGCAATCTTGTGCAATGGTATCAACAAATACTACCCAGTGCCCCCCGGCTCATTATATATTACAACAGCGAAAGACCTGATGGGATCCCAGAACGATTTTCTGGCACAAACTCTGATAACACTGCAAGTTTAACGATCTCTGGAGCCCAAGCAGAGGACGAGGCTGATTATTACTGTCGGGTGTGGGATAGCGATAGCAAGCTGCACAGTGATACAGACAGAGGGGGAAGTGACACCAAATCCTTCTGAGTGTATTTCAGATAAAGGAATCACATACAGAGACAAGAgagaagaaattaaataaaggggaaaaatctACCAAATTGTTGTAACTCCAGAAAACCAGTATTACTATATAACTGACAAAGGAAACTCACCTGGAGATCATTCTAGGAATATCCTTTCTGAAGGGTAATTGCCTCCAGTCCACTCCTGTTTCTGTTAACTGAAAAGCAATTCTGTTAATTGAAAGCAATTTAGTTGTAAATGTTTCCTCAGTTCTATTGATTACTCATTATATCAAATAGTTTGTCAGAGCTAGTATACCCTCATGtaaagtgctgtgaaatatgttggccatttataaaaacatttaataatacTGAGCCCCATCATCCATGGTGACCTGAAAAGCATCATGTAGTATTTAGTAGTGTTCAAGAAGACTCACATAGAATTGTACTGGATGTTTGAGTGTTTGAGGGTTCTTAAAGTGGCAGTTTACCTTAAAATGAGTGATAAAGCAGTGTGTTTGTTAACTGCTTGTTTTtcaattctgcctttttccagcttaaCATCTGGTTTCAAAGGTTGATGACCTGGTAAATGAATTGCCTGAGGcatagcaattactttcactttccaatctGCAgatcctagatgtcactgccctcctcacaatCACCCACACTACTCACTATCTATAATTGTATATCCTATGCATGGGCATCACAACCATCATTCTGGCACATAcattatgtagggacctataggatctattaggctcctatagagtatCATTGTATCATTCCCTATAGCTTTTGTTTATTGGGCAAATGcccttatcatcatcatcatcatcaaaaaaATGACAGTGAAGTGTAACAGCTATAGCTATAGGCCAAAGGGTGCGGATGCATAGActggcttaaagggattctgtcctgattcattctaccattttaaaatattattcttgaaccaataaattaatttttttagctttaacattgatgtgtaggcagccatctcagatcattgtgcctgatcctgtgagAGCCagaacttcacaatggaactgctctacattattgtttctcctattcaatgtaactggaggagttgagGTAGGgtttgggtgttttactattgagtgctatttccACTAGGTggtagatttcaaaattatatatttaaaaaaaaaacagtttgctcttttgaaaaacagattccgacgcaggattctgctggaagcagaatctgccagtacaactgattcagggagagaattccccaacgtcacagatctcactgtaaaagTCCTTTCTGAAAATTAAGATGGTACCTTTCTTCTTATCGGCAGCGCCAGATTTGCAAAAaaggcgcccctaggccgggcGACTCTACCCCAGACGTGCGAGCACTAATCCTGATGCGCAAGCATGCACTACCCTGACGCGCATCACCGGCGCGCATCCCTCCTACCCCAGCTCACAATGAAAACTCACCACTTGTTCCGCTGATTCCCACTGTAACTCCGCTCCGGGTGTCCAGTTGGGTGGCATGCCGCACCTACAAATgagccgccctaggcccgggccttgtggCCTTGCCACATATCTGGGCCTGCTAGTCTGCCCCTGTGTCTGCTTGAAAAATCTTGTGGTAAATAAAgcagtgaattattttattatattgcccccttatatatttacagagtCATTATATctctccttaaagggatggttcacctttatgttaaatttaatatgttatagaatgaccagttctaaacaacttttcacttggtcttcttttttttatagtttttttttttttttttaattaattgcttttttttctgactgtttGCTGCTCTCAAATTGGGGTGACTgacccatctacaaaacaaatgatctgtaaagctaAACAttgtatgtattgttattgctacttttattactcatctttctattcgggctctctcctattcatattccagtctcttattcaaatcaatgcatagttgctagagtaatttaaaccctagcaacctgattgctgaaatagcaaactgctgaataaaaagcgaaataagtcaaaaaccacaaataataaaaaatgaaaaccaattgtctcagaaaatcactctctaccttatactaaaaggtgaacaacccctttaagcacctcttctccatcATAAACAACTGCAGCTTGTCCAGTATTTCTTTATATCCGATATCCTCTTTGAGCACTAGAAACTAAAATgacatacctcccagcatttaaaaaatagaacaaaagACAAAAACATCTGGCACACGTAGCGATATAAAATTTCTCGACCATGTCCGTTTTATGGCCACGtaccctaaataccacatccattttacacaatttggcaggttatggaatgtggaaacacatttctgggggttttggtGTCAGGTTTttcttgttattacagttttgctactgaattgccctttaagtagcaagtcacagtttctccaagagatctgcttatctttttttttttttatcaattctttatttttggaattatCAGAAGAAAAGTAGAGGAAGGAGGagttacagaaagaaaagggagAGGGGGAGGGTAACAAAATTCCACAACAAACTCACATCTTGTACAAGAATTACAAGAAACAACAAGTTTTTACGCAAAACAGGTCATATGatcctgcttatcttaaatacaaAAGtttctaagtgcagctgccaagtATTCTAggctttctgccaaaaagcctcttctttaattacatttcagaaatattGTATCTTtgtatggctgttcagtgcaggagatcaaaaagaaaattGGGACATTTTAATACTAATCCGGGTCTGCAGATTTAGCTGTCAAAATTGgaactgtcccacgaaaaatgggGCATTTAGAGAGGCAGTATATAACAAGCAAACTGTGTAAAGTGGAGAAATTTCCACCTCCCGTTAAtctattccccttttaatacagcgtTAAACCTACAGCCAAGTTTCTTATCTGCAAGGAGTTATATCCCCAAGTTACTTGCCCATTATGAATTTGCCTAAAACAATCTAATTAAAGGGtcaccagacacaaaaatctgtattacaaaagtccttttcaaattaaacatgaaatccaatttctattttttattaaagcattcatagctgttgtaagctcatttaaaaatctcagctttcaAACAAATATTATctgcatagaggtggggcagacaattactttcactttccattcagcacttcctagatgtcactgctctctacatattcccccgttctctttaccatttaattgtgtagccagtgcatggggatggacatcaggtcccccattctggtgcacaaacaagattctgagatgatacaaggcttgccttaataacagtgtccacaaaatggctgctgcctgctataattttgaaaaactagactgaaggaagcaagattcaaataatttatatagtgtaattaaagttaattttacttgactcatgtgataaaataggattttgaataattttttttgggtgacgggtcccctttaagggtataagtggcttacatatttttacatcccatgtgcaTGACCTTGCATTTATCTATGTTGAATCTTACCTGTTACTAaccacccagattgccagtttttcaAGATCCTGCTGCCAAATCCTGTATGGATGTATTGGGCTACATAATTTATCATCTGCAACCCTCTATACATGATCCTTTAGCCATTTTCCTATGCATGTACAGACAACATTACTAAGGGCGAGGTCAcatgtggcgtttttacgttgcttttttaaaaaaacatgcagcctatcgtaaatatgcacaaaatgaagccccatttaaaataatggaatacgcactatagcaaCTCCCACAGGGTGCTTGTGAGCCAACATCCGCCACTGAACACCAGTAAGgaactctatgggatccgcaggtttggaaatacacttcacTGACATACaccaaatattttcaatatggcggccAAACTCTCGTGAGACGGAttgtgcatatatgtatttgcgGAGTTGTATGCTGGTGAtgtaattacgttgcgtattcACTATCAGTACggatacattttgcatgtaaattgcttttctgcttggcttttttcacaaaagtttactatAATTCTTCTTAGTGGAATTGTGGGGATCGAGGAAAAACAGAAATGGATTTTGGGAAAgaaaaactacaggctgaaaaatgcatattatcaTGTTTGTGTGATTTCATTGGCAACGTAAAAATTCCTCGTTTGACCTCGCTCTTAGACCAACAGACCTTAGCTCAGAAACATTGTAACAAAAGCTTTGGCGAAATCCAAATAGATCAGCTCTTCTGCAACCAGACTGTTCAAACTCTTactaacctcatcataaaaagcaaccaCATttttgacatgacctatcctttataaagccatgatAATTACTGTTCATAATGCCATTCTACAGAACATaatcttgaatgtgatcccttaacaaacttTCAAAAAAGTTGCCCACCACAGATTTGTTTTGTAGTTGCAGACTTGTATCAATTGTTCAAACGTAGGTGGAGAATAATGAAAATGTAGGGAAAAACTTAGCTTTCATGAAAAGAGACCAACTTCCATATATCACATTTAATTCTAAGTTCTCCAGTGATAGATCCTCTTTTGGTAGCCTTCCCAGTCAAAAATTGTATCCTCCACCCATGTGTTGCAGAGAAGACACATGCAAGCTAGGTGTCCTTGTGTGTTATGTCTGGGCTGTAGACTGTGACAACGTTTTTGCATGTATCTCTGCCATTGTGGTATATTTTGGAGGTGGAACCCAGCTGACTGTCCTTAGTAAGTACCGTTATAACAATCCTTTTTTTagaccaatgtttttatttaatttttttaaatttaaggtctttaaatcaagaatagcatgcTCATGTTTACAATTTATTGTAATGTTTTTCATGTACAGACTCCTGTTTTCAGATGTCTCTGTTTATCATTGTCAGTGTGTTAAACAGATTGCTTTGTAGTCCCACCATTTGGTCATGGTGGCTCAAAATAGAGAAAGCCA
This region includes:
- the LOC108705958 gene encoding immunoglobulin lambda-1 light chain isoform X3, which gives rise to MRGCVLSKQRRAVLPCTMSWTIPLLTLMSLCTCCAGQTVLTQPASVSVSVGGTVTLTCQGNDIGSNLVQWYQQILPSAPRLIIYYNSERPDGIPERFSGTNSDNTASLTISGAQAEDEADYYCRVWDSDSKLHIFGGGTQLTVLTGDVKAPSVSIFPPSVEEIATKKATVVCSLSDFTPRGATVKWLVDGKDQTDSVQSSGLSKQSDNLYMESSYLSLTADQWLRHETYSCKVSHQGKEIIQTLKRSECV